A genomic segment from Chanos chanos chromosome 2, fChaCha1.1, whole genome shotgun sequence encodes:
- the c2h15orf61 gene encoding uncharacterized protein C15orf61 homolog: MKELLRRIHHIFLKVVLFPSTFRNKGARPAASEVLTCHLSQRKLPPWTSFCVRYSAIINDQFGLSNFNWQVQGANYHILRTGCFPFIKYHCTKAPPQNLDFENKFFNALKVINLGIPCLAYGLGSWMMIGATETVQTSAGPVKVYFLYKEREGAQY, from the exons ATGAAAGAATTACTGCGGAGGATTCatcatatatttctgaaagttGTACTGTTCCCCAGCACGTTCAGAAACAAAGGCGCGCGTCCTGCCGCTTCTGAGGTGTTAACCTGTCACCTGTCTCAGCGCAAACTCCCGCCATGGACCTCATTCTGTGTGCGTTACAGCGCAATAATCAACGACCAGTTTGGCCTGTCCAATTTCAACTGGCAGGTGCAAGGAGCTAACTATCACATCCTCCGTACTGGATGCTTCCCTTTCATCAAATACCACTGTACCAAAGCCCCTCCACAGAACCTGGACTTTGAGAACAAGTTCTTCAATGCACTGAAAGTCATCAATCTAG GAATTCCATGTCTTGCTTATGGTTTAGGCTCATGGATGATGATTGGAGCAACAGAGACTGTGCAGACGTCTGCAGGCCCGGTCAAAGTGTATTTCCtttacaaagaaagagagggagcccAGTACTAA